One window of Mesorhizobium loti R88b genomic DNA carries:
- a CDS encoding ATP-binding protein, whose amino-acid sequence MRCIDRTQSLAQYGDMAPQAPALNQPLFSEPGARDGRRLLALPGVVAVIGALVMAAISFTILVGATPIAPDAKTTWALIALNAAFVLFLMALVGREVHRIVMARRHGKAASRLHVRIVAMFALVAAIPAIMVAIIASITLDIGLDRWFEIRTKTIVNSSLSIADAYVQENARNLQGTTLSMAYDLDASRTLYGLDRTGFLDLLNKEAVGRSLAHAALIKSDGSFVMSAQTDADFAMPEPPEGSVSTATEGKPVLIEPRTRNIMGAIVKLREIEGVYLYTIRLVDPEVIKARQIVRSNTDEYRNLEDNRRTSQVAFALPYLSLTLIIILSAIWTGIAVADRLVRPIRQLIGAADEVATGNLDVAVPVRPSDGDVASLGDTFNKMLLELKSQRNEILSAKDLIDERRRFSEAVLAGVTAGVIGVDPYGIVTIVNRSAESMLAISASATLGQNLSAILPHVGRVFEIGRQSGKPVYREQVTFFRAGTERTFNVQITIEAGDDGSEEKSYVVTVDDITDLVQAQRSSAWADVARRIAHEIKNPLTPIQLSAERIKRRYGKVITEDREVFDQCTDTIIRQVEDIGRMVDEFSAFARMPKPEMKAIDLRESLREASFLVEVSRADITFERFFGNEPLKGTFDSRLMAQAFGNVIKNAAEAIDGLEQKDGSHGIIRIQAGRQNGAIRIDVIDNGKGLPRENRQRLLEPYMTTREKGTGLGLAIVKKIVEDHGGRLELHDAPADFHGGRGAMISIILPPAAATPSRGEAKTEHERETEKVGNGV is encoded by the coding sequence ATGCGTTGCATAGATCGAACGCAATCATTGGCTCAATACGGCGACATGGCTCCGCAAGCACCTGCACTCAACCAACCGCTTTTCAGCGAACCCGGCGCACGCGACGGGCGAAGGCTGCTGGCGTTGCCCGGCGTGGTGGCGGTCATCGGCGCGCTGGTCATGGCCGCCATTTCGTTCACCATCCTGGTCGGTGCGACACCGATCGCGCCTGACGCCAAGACGACCTGGGCGCTGATTGCGCTCAATGCGGCCTTCGTGCTCTTCCTCATGGCACTGGTTGGACGCGAGGTGCATCGCATCGTTATGGCGCGCCGGCATGGCAAGGCGGCCTCGCGGCTGCATGTGCGCATCGTCGCCATGTTTGCTCTGGTTGCCGCCATTCCGGCCATCATGGTGGCGATCATCGCCTCGATCACGCTCGATATCGGTCTCGACCGCTGGTTCGAGATTCGCACCAAGACGATCGTCAATTCTTCACTCTCGATCGCCGATGCCTATGTTCAGGAAAATGCCCGCAATTTGCAGGGCACGACGCTGTCGATGGCCTATGATCTCGACGCGTCGCGCACGCTTTATGGTCTTGATCGCACAGGCTTTCTCGACCTCCTCAACAAGGAGGCTGTGGGCCGGTCGCTGGCCCACGCTGCGCTGATCAAGTCCGACGGCTCGTTCGTCATGAGCGCCCAGACCGATGCCGATTTCGCCATGCCGGAACCGCCGGAAGGCTCAGTCAGCACCGCCACTGAAGGCAAGCCGGTTCTGATCGAGCCGCGCACCCGCAACATCATGGGCGCCATCGTCAAGCTACGCGAGATCGAGGGTGTTTACCTCTACACAATCCGCCTGGTTGACCCGGAGGTCATCAAGGCGCGGCAGATCGTCAGGTCCAACACGGACGAATATCGCAATCTCGAAGATAACAGACGCACGTCGCAAGTGGCCTTCGCGCTGCCCTATCTCTCGCTGACGCTGATCATCATCCTGTCGGCCATCTGGACCGGTATCGCCGTCGCCGACCGCCTGGTGCGGCCAATTCGCCAGCTCATAGGCGCTGCCGACGAGGTGGCGACCGGCAATCTCGACGTCGCCGTGCCGGTGCGGCCATCGGACGGTGATGTCGCCTCGCTCGGCGACACCTTCAACAAGATGCTGCTGGAACTGAAATCCCAGCGCAACGAGATCCTGTCGGCCAAGGATCTGATCGATGAACGGCGGCGCTTTTCGGAAGCGGTGCTGGCCGGCGTCACCGCCGGTGTCATCGGCGTCGATCCCTATGGCATCGTCACCATCGTCAACCGTTCGGCCGAATCGATGCTGGCTATCTCCGCCAGTGCGACACTCGGGCAGAACCTTTCCGCCATTTTGCCGCATGTCGGCCGTGTCTTCGAGATCGGCCGCCAGTCGGGCAAGCCAGTCTACCGCGAGCAGGTGACATTCTTCCGCGCCGGCACTGAGCGCACGTTCAACGTGCAGATCACCATCGAGGCCGGCGACGATGGCTCGGAGGAGAAATCCTACGTCGTGACGGTCGACGACATCACCGATCTGGTTCAGGCCCAGCGTTCCTCGGCCTGGGCCGATGTGGCGCGGCGCATCGCCCACGAGATCAAGAATCCGCTGACGCCGATCCAGCTTTCGGCCGAGCGCATCAAGCGCCGCTACGGCAAGGTCATCACCGAGGACCGCGAGGTTTTCGATCAGTGCACCGACACCATCATCCGGCAGGTCGAGGACATCGGCCGCATGGTCGATGAATTCTCGGCTTTCGCCCGTATGCCCAAGCCCGAGATGAAGGCCATCGATTTGCGCGAATCGTTGCGCGAGGCTTCGTTCCTGGTCGAAGTCAGCCGCGCCGACATCACTTTCGAGCGCTTCTTCGGCAACGAACCGCTCAAGGGCACGTTCGACAGCCGGCTGATGGCGCAGGCTTTCGGCAATGTGATCAAGAATGCCGCCGAAGCGATCGACGGACTGGAACAGAAGGACGGTTCGCACGGCATAATCCGGATTCAAGCCGGCCGTCAGAATGGCGCGATTCGAATCGACGTCATCGACAATGGCAAAGGCCTGCCGCGCGAGAATCGCCAGCGGCTGCTGGAGCCCTATATGACCACACGCGAGAAGGGCACCGGGCTTGGTCTCGCTATCGTCAAGAAGATCGTGGAGGACCATGGTGGCAGGTTGGAACTACATGATGCACCTGCGGATTTCCATGGCGGGCGCGGCGCGATGATCAGCATCATCCTGCCACCCGCGGCCGCCACGCCGTCGCGCGGCGAAGCCAAGACGGAACACGAAAGAGAAACTGAAAAGGTCGGTAATGGCGTCTGA
- the ntrC gene encoding nitrogen regulation protein NR(I): MTVRGNILVADDDAAIRTVLNQALSRVGHEVRVTSNASTLWRWVAAGEGDLVITDVVMPDENAFDMLPRIKKARPELPVIVMSAQNTFMTAIRASETGAYEYLPKPFDLTELLSIVNRALSEPRRPKIDTHPEEQPDAMPLVGRSAAMQDIYRMLARMMQTDLTVMISGESGTGKELVARALHEYGRRRGGPFVAINMAAIPRDLIESELFGHEKGAFTGAQNRSTGRFEQAEGGTLFLDEIGDMPMEAQTRLLRVLQQGEYTTVGGRTPIKTDVRIVAATNKDLRTLINQGLFREDLFYRLNVVPLRLPALRERSEDVPDLVRHFFKLGELEGLLTKRISSGGIELMKRYPWPGNVRELENLVRRLAALYSQDEISAEIIEAELKTGERPVVPGGGNLIPDDLSIGQAVEHFLQRYFASFAGELPPAGLYQRILSEVEYPLVLASMTATRGNQIKAAELLGLNRNTLRKKIRELGVNVYKSSRPG; this comes from the coding sequence ATGACGGTTCGCGGCAATATTCTCGTCGCCGATGACGATGCGGCCATCCGCACAGTGCTCAATCAGGCCCTTTCGCGCGTCGGCCACGAGGTGCGCGTCACCTCCAACGCCTCGACCTTGTGGCGCTGGGTGGCGGCGGGCGAGGGTGACCTCGTCATCACCGATGTGGTGATGCCGGACGAGAACGCCTTCGACATGCTGCCCCGCATCAAGAAGGCTCGACCTGAGCTGCCCGTCATCGTCATGAGCGCCCAGAACACCTTCATGACGGCGATCCGCGCATCCGAAACCGGCGCCTACGAATATCTGCCGAAGCCGTTCGACCTGACTGAACTGCTCAGCATCGTCAACCGGGCGCTTTCGGAACCACGCCGGCCGAAGATCGATACGCACCCCGAAGAACAGCCCGACGCGATGCCGCTTGTCGGACGCTCGGCTGCCATGCAGGACATCTACCGCATGCTGGCCCGCATGATGCAGACCGACCTGACGGTGATGATCTCGGGCGAATCCGGCACCGGCAAGGAGCTGGTGGCGCGCGCGCTGCATGAATATGGCCGCCGTCGAGGCGGCCCCTTCGTTGCCATCAACATGGCGGCGATCCCACGCGACCTGATCGAATCGGAGCTGTTCGGCCATGAGAAGGGCGCCTTCACCGGCGCGCAGAACCGCTCCACCGGCCGCTTCGAACAAGCCGAGGGCGGCACACTGTTCCTTGACGAGATCGGCGACATGCCGATGGAGGCGCAGACGCGCCTGCTGCGCGTCCTGCAGCAGGGCGAATACACGACTGTCGGCGGCCGCACGCCGATCAAGACCGATGTGCGCATCGTCGCCGCCACCAACAAGGATCTGCGCACGCTGATCAACCAGGGACTGTTCCGCGAGGATCTTTTCTATCGTCTCAACGTCGTGCCGCTCCGCTTGCCTGCGCTGCGCGAGCGATCGGAGGATGTCCCTGACCTCGTTCGCCACTTCTTCAAGCTGGGCGAGCTGGAGGGCCTCCTGACCAAGCGTATTTCTTCCGGCGGCATCGAACTGATGAAGCGCTATCCGTGGCCGGGCAATGTGCGCGAACTGGAAAACCTGGTTCGACGGCTCGCCGCGCTTTATTCGCAAGATGAGATTTCCGCCGAGATCATCGAGGCGGAGCTGAAGACTGGCGAGCGCCCCGTTGTGCCCGGCGGCGGCAACCTGATTCCCGACGATCTCTCCATCGGCCAGGCGGTCGAGCACTTCCTGCAGCGCTATTTCGCTTCTTTTGCCGGCGAATTGCCGCCCGCCGGCTTGTACCAGCGCATCCTGTCCGAAGTCGAATACCCGCTGGTCCTTGCCTCGATGACGGCAACCCGCGGCAACCAGATCAAGGCCGCGGAGCTGCTGGGATTGAACCGCAACACGTTGCGCAAGAAGATTCGCGAACTGGGCGTCAACGTCTACAAATCGTCGCGGCCGGGCTGA
- a CDS encoding two-component system sensor histidine kinase NtrB, whose protein sequence is MNANATQGTDMAEAAHIVLNTIRRPVIMVDMDGFITYANADAEDFFRSSANMLARNTLSKLIPFGSPLLTLVDQVRERHAPVNEYRVDVSSPRLGIEKVVDLYVAPVPEFPGSVVVMFQERSMADKIDRQMTHRGAARSVTGLAAMLAHEIKNPLSGIRGAAQLLELSASDEDRALTRLITDETDRIVSLVDRMEVFSDERPIDRYPVNIHVVLDHVKAIAKNGFAKKIKILEDYDPSLPPVFANRDQLIQVFLNLVKNAAEAIGSDPQGEIVLSTAFRPGIRVSVPGTQDRVSLPLEFCVRDNGSGVSEDILPILFDPFITTKPNGSGLGLALVAKIVGEHGGIIECDSTPRGTTFRILMPAWKETPFGAEEDGEGDRK, encoded by the coding sequence ATGAACGCCAACGCCACCCAGGGCACCGATATGGCAGAGGCCGCCCATATCGTGCTCAACACCATCCGCCGTCCGGTGATCATGGTCGATATGGATGGGTTCATCACTTACGCCAATGCCGATGCCGAGGACTTCTTCCGTTCGAGCGCGAATATGCTCGCCCGCAACACACTGTCGAAACTCATTCCTTTCGGCAGCCCTTTGCTGACGCTGGTCGACCAGGTGCGCGAGCGTCATGCTCCGGTCAACGAGTATCGCGTCGACGTGTCCTCGCCGCGTCTCGGCATCGAGAAAGTCGTCGATCTCTATGTCGCGCCGGTGCCGGAATTCCCGGGTTCCGTCGTCGTCATGTTCCAGGAACGGTCGATGGCCGACAAGATCGACCGGCAAATGACGCATCGCGGTGCGGCGCGTTCGGTGACCGGCCTGGCGGCGATGCTTGCCCATGAGATCAAGAACCCACTCTCCGGCATCAGGGGAGCCGCGCAGTTGCTCGAACTGTCCGCCTCCGACGAGGACCGTGCCCTGACCCGGCTGATCACCGACGAGACCGACCGCATCGTCTCTCTCGTCGATCGCATGGAAGTGTTTTCGGATGAGCGGCCGATCGATCGCTACCCCGTCAACATCCACGTCGTACTGGATCATGTGAAAGCGATTGCAAAAAATGGTTTCGCCAAGAAAATCAAGATCTTGGAAGACTATGATCCATCATTGCCTCCGGTTTTTGCCAACCGGGACCAGCTGATCCAGGTCTTCCTCAACCTGGTCAAGAACGCCGCCGAGGCGATCGGCAGCGACCCTCAGGGCGAGATCGTGCTGTCGACCGCCTTCCGGCCGGGCATTCGCGTTTCCGTCCCGGGCACGCAGGATCGCGTCTCGCTGCCGCTGGAGTTCTGCGTGCGCGACAACGGTTCCGGCGTCTCGGAGGATATCCTGCCGATCCTGTTTGATCCCTTCATCACCACCAAGCCGAACGGCTCGGGGCTTGGGCTGGCGCTGGTCGCCAAGATCGTCGGCGAGCACGGCGGCATCATCGAATGCGATTCGACGCCGCGCGGAACCACATTCCGCATCCTGATGCCGGCCTGGAAGGAAACGCCATTCGGCGCTGAAGAAGACGGTGAAGGAGACCGCAAATGA
- the dusB gene encoding tRNA dihydrouridine synthase DusB: protein MVNSAKLAAPLDVGGVEIRNRVFLAPMSGITDEPFRKRAHAHGAGLVVSEMVASGELAKGRAGFDLRIRHSGLPVHMVQLAGREAIHMAEGARIAAGEGADIIDINMGCPAKKVTGGYAGSALMLDLDHALSLIEAVVGAVEVPVTVKMRLGWDEGALNAPILARRAEQAGVKMVTVHGRTRCQFYQGKADWRAIARVKEAVSIPVIANGDVCSPADAADILDQSGADAVMVGRAHYGAPWIAGGIAAAVAGGTAANVPRNPAALADYVVAHYEDMLALYGIESGLRQARKHLGWYLDRHAAGVADDSRKAILTAFEPARVIALLRDVFSRDPQSLNLRSAA, encoded by the coding sequence ATGGTTAACTCAGCCAAATTGGCCGCGCCTCTCGACGTCGGCGGCGTGGAAATCCGCAATCGCGTATTCCTAGCGCCGATGTCGGGGATTACCGACGAGCCTTTCCGCAAGCGCGCCCATGCGCATGGCGCTGGTCTGGTCGTGTCCGAAATGGTGGCAAGCGGCGAACTCGCCAAGGGCAGGGCCGGTTTCGACCTGCGCATACGGCATTCCGGCCTGCCCGTCCATATGGTGCAGCTTGCTGGCCGCGAGGCTATCCATATGGCCGAGGGCGCGCGTATCGCCGCCGGCGAGGGCGCCGACATCATCGACATCAACATGGGCTGCCCGGCCAAGAAGGTGACCGGCGGCTATGCAGGCTCGGCATTGATGCTGGACCTCGATCATGCCCTGTCGCTGATTGAGGCCGTGGTTGGCGCGGTCGAGGTCCCGGTGACGGTCAAGATGCGGCTCGGCTGGGATGAAGGCGCGCTCAACGCGCCTATCCTGGCGCGCCGTGCCGAGCAGGCCGGCGTCAAGATGGTAACGGTGCATGGCCGAACGCGCTGCCAGTTCTATCAGGGCAAGGCCGACTGGCGCGCTATCGCCCGCGTCAAGGAAGCAGTATCGATTCCCGTCATTGCCAATGGCGACGTCTGTTCCCCGGCCGACGCCGCCGACATTCTCGATCAATCCGGTGCCGATGCGGTGATGGTCGGCCGTGCGCACTATGGCGCGCCCTGGATCGCCGGTGGCATTGCAGCCGCGGTAGCTGGCGGAACGGCGGCCAACGTGCCGCGCAATCCCGCGGCATTGGCCGACTATGTCGTCGCTCATTACGAGGACATGCTGGCGCTTTATGGCATCGAGAGCGGCTTGCGCCAGGCACGCAAACATCTGGGCTGGTATCTCGATCGCCATGCCGCTGGCGTCGCCGACGACAGTCGAAAGGCCATCCTGACTGCGTTCGAGCCGGCCCGTGTCATTGCCTTGCTGCGCGATGTGTTTTCGCGCGATCCGCAATCCCTGAACCTGCGGAGTGCGGCATGA
- a CDS encoding bifunctional 2-C-methyl-D-erythritol 4-phosphate cytidylyltransferase/2-C-methyl-D-erythritol 2,4-cyclodiphosphate synthase, translating to MTDASENASARGGVAVVIVAAGRGARAGQANGPKQYQSIGGRAVIAHTLEMFLAHPQTGQIVVAIHADDHDLFRQAAGIQAQRVTAVIGGPTRQESVRLGLLALKDHAPVHVLIHDAVRPFVDAELIDRTIAAIGENEGALPALPVADTLKRESASGVVAETVSRSGLHAAQTPQGFPYGPILAAHDKAHQLGRLDFTDDAAIAEWAHIPVKLVPGSPDNVKLTWARDIAMAHQRLSSERTHFPDIRTGNGYDVHAFEPGDHVTLCGVSIPHDKKLSGHSDADVGLHALTDALLATCGAGDIGTHFPPSDPQWKGAASRIFVEHAAKVVRERGGRIANADITLICEAPRVGPHREAMTSALSQMLGISADRISIKATTNEKLGFIGREEGIAAIATASVVFPGEVPE from the coding sequence ATGACTGACGCAAGCGAAAACGCGAGTGCGAGAGGTGGGGTTGCCGTGGTGATCGTCGCCGCCGGCCGCGGCGCTCGTGCCGGGCAGGCCAACGGACCCAAGCAGTACCAGTCCATCGGCGGGCGCGCCGTCATTGCCCATACGCTGGAGATGTTTCTGGCCCATCCGCAAACCGGCCAGATTGTTGTCGCCATCCACGCCGACGACCACGACCTGTTCCGGCAAGCGGCCGGCATCCAGGCCCAGCGTGTCACCGCCGTCATTGGCGGGCCAACCAGGCAGGAATCCGTCCGGCTAGGGCTGCTGGCGCTGAAAGACCACGCGCCCGTCCATGTTCTGATTCACGATGCCGTCCGCCCGTTCGTCGACGCGGAGTTGATCGACCGCACCATCGCCGCCATCGGCGAGAACGAGGGGGCGTTGCCCGCCCTGCCCGTCGCCGACACGTTGAAACGCGAGTCAGCGTCGGGCGTTGTCGCAGAAACCGTTTCCCGCAGCGGACTGCACGCCGCGCAAACGCCGCAAGGTTTTCCCTACGGGCCGATCCTTGCCGCGCACGACAAAGCCCATCAGCTGGGCAGGCTGGACTTCACGGACGATGCGGCCATCGCCGAATGGGCGCATATTCCAGTCAAGCTCGTTCCCGGCTCGCCGGACAATGTCAAACTCACCTGGGCACGGGACATCGCCATGGCGCACCAGCGGCTTTCAAGCGAACGAACACACTTCCCCGACATCCGCACCGGCAACGGTTACGACGTCCATGCTTTCGAGCCGGGTGACCACGTCACCCTGTGCGGTGTTTCCATTCCGCATGACAAGAAGCTGTCCGGCCATTCCGATGCTGATGTCGGGCTGCACGCTTTGACTGATGCGCTGCTGGCTACCTGCGGCGCCGGCGACATCGGCACGCATTTCCCGCCATCCGATCCGCAGTGGAAGGGCGCCGCGTCGCGGATATTCGTCGAGCACGCGGCGAAAGTGGTACGCGAACGCGGCGGGCGCATCGCCAATGCCGACATCACGCTGATCTGCGAGGCGCCGCGCGTCGGGCCGCACCGCGAGGCGATGACATCAGCCCTGTCGCAGATGCTGGGCATTTCCGCCGACCGCATCTCGATCAAGGCGACAACCAACGAGAAGCTCGGCTTCATCGGCCGCGAGGAAGGCATTGCGGCGATCGCCACCGCCAGCGTGGTGTTTCCAGGCGAGGTGCCGGAATGA
- a CDS encoding CinA family protein: MSNAELANALLLACQQRSIMLATAESCTGGLIIAALTDIAGSSAVVDRGFITYSNEAKMEMLGVSAETLDAHGAVSRETALEMAAGALAHSRASLSLAVTGIAGPGGGSADKPVGLVWFGLALAGQPVVAERQLFGHKGREFIRHETVRHALKLGLQALSRN; this comes from the coding sequence ATGAGCAACGCCGAGCTCGCAAACGCCCTGCTGCTTGCCTGCCAGCAACGCAGCATCATGCTGGCAACGGCGGAAAGTTGCACCGGCGGCCTGATCATTGCAGCACTCACCGACATCGCCGGCTCCTCCGCCGTGGTCGACCGCGGCTTCATCACCTATTCCAACGAAGCCAAGATGGAGATGCTCGGCGTTTCCGCCGAAACGCTCGACGCGCATGGAGCTGTGTCGCGCGAAACGGCGCTGGAGATGGCGGCCGGCGCGCTGGCGCATTCACGCGCAAGCCTTTCCCTTGCCGTTACCGGCATTGCCGGCCCAGGCGGAGGTTCGGCCGACAAGCCGGTCGGTCTCGTCTGGTTCGGCCTAGCCCTGGCCGGCCAGCCGGTTGTCGCCGAGCGCCAGCTGTTTGGCCACAAGGGCCGCGAATTCATCCGCCACGAGACAGTGAGACACGCCCTGAAGCTAGGCCTGCAAGCGCTCAGCCGGAATTAG
- a CDS encoding type II toxin-antitoxin system RatA family toxin: MPKFEATRRLAHTPQQMFALVADIEAYPQFLPLCEALTVRSRKERDGRTVLLADMSVGYKAIRETFTTQVLLKPDDSTIEVKYIDGPFKYLSNVWRFEPDGRGCAVRFFIDYEFKSRILGALMGTMFDRGFRMFAEAFEKRADVVYGVAPQA, from the coding sequence ATGCCGAAATTCGAAGCCACCCGACGCCTTGCCCATACGCCACAGCAGATGTTTGCGCTGGTTGCCGATATCGAGGCCTATCCGCAATTCCTGCCGCTCTGCGAGGCGCTGACGGTGCGCTCGCGCAAGGAGCGTGACGGACGCACCGTTCTGCTGGCCGACATGAGTGTCGGTTACAAGGCGATCCGCGAAACCTTTACGACGCAGGTGCTTTTGAAACCCGATGACAGCACCATAGAGGTCAAATACATCGACGGCCCATTCAAATATCTGAGCAATGTCTGGCGTTTCGAGCCAGATGGCCGCGGCTGCGCCGTCCGCTTCTTCATCGACTATGAGTTCAAGAGCCGCATCCTGGGCGCGCTGATGGGCACCATGTTCGACCGTGGCTTCCGCATGTTCGCCGAGGCTTTCGAAAAGCGCGCCGACGTCGTCTATGGTGTGGCACCGCAGGCCTAA
- the lipA gene encoding lipoyl synthase: MVTVLDTIANAPRLRHPEKAHKPDQEVLRKPDWIRVKAPMSKGYAETREIVKSHKLVTVCEEAGCPNIGECWEKKHATFMIMGEICTRACAFCNVATGIPTALDADEPARVAHAVKQMGLTHVVITSVDRDDLADGGAQHFAEVIRAIRAATPLTTIEILTPDFLRKDGALEIVVAAKPDVFNHNLETVPSNYLTVRPGARYFHSIRLLQRVKELDPSIFTKSGIMVGLGEERNEILQLMDDLRSANVDFMTIGQYLQPSKKHHPVIRFVTPEEFKSFETIGRTKGFLLVASSPLTRSSHHAGDDFARLRAAREAQLQKTL; encoded by the coding sequence ATGGTCACTGTCCTCGACACGATCGCCAATGCGCCGCGGCTGCGGCATCCCGAGAAGGCGCACAAGCCTGACCAGGAGGTATTGCGCAAACCTGACTGGATCCGCGTCAAGGCGCCGATGTCGAAGGGTTATGCCGAGACGCGCGAGATTGTGAAATCGCACAAGCTGGTGACGGTCTGCGAAGAGGCCGGCTGCCCCAACATCGGCGAGTGCTGGGAGAAGAAGCACGCCACCTTCATGATCATGGGCGAGATCTGCACGCGCGCCTGCGCCTTCTGCAATGTCGCCACCGGCATTCCGACCGCACTCGATGCCGATGAGCCCGCACGGGTCGCGCATGCCGTCAAGCAGATGGGCCTGACCCATGTCGTCATCACCTCGGTCGACCGCGATGACCTCGCCGATGGCGGCGCACAGCATTTCGCCGAGGTCATCCGCGCCATTAGGGCGGCGACGCCCCTGACCACGATCGAAATCCTGACGCCCGATTTCCTGCGCAAGGACGGCGCGCTTGAGATCGTGGTGGCGGCAAAGCCCGACGTCTTCAACCACAATCTGGAGACGGTACCATCGAACTATCTGACGGTTCGTCCTGGTGCACGCTACTTCCATTCGATCCGGCTGTTGCAGCGGGTCAAGGAACTCGATCCGTCGATCTTCACCAAGTCCGGCATCATGGTCGGCCTGGGCGAAGAGCGGAATGAAATCCTGCAGCTGATGGACGATTTGCGTTCGGCCAATGTCGACTTCATGACCATCGGTCAATATCTGCAGCCTTCGAAGAAGCACCATCCGGTGATCCGCTTCGTCACGCCGGAGGAGTTCAAATCCTTCGAGACGATCGGCCGGACCAAGGGCTTTCTTTTGGTGGCATCGAGCCCGCTGACGCGCTCGTCGCACCATGCCGGCGACGATTTCGCCCGGCTGCGCGCGGCGCGGGAAGCACAGCTCCAAAAGACGCTCTGA
- a CDS encoding GlsB/YeaQ/YmgE family stress response membrane protein, translating to MHLNGVGWIAAIIIGGLAGWFAEMVMKSNTGIFMNIIMGIVGAVVLNAILQALNIGVFGVGWTAYLITGFIGACLLIFVGRLVRR from the coding sequence ATGCACTTGAACGGCGTGGGCTGGATCGCAGCCATCATCATCGGCGGCCTGGCAGGCTGGTTCGCCGAAATGGTCATGAAGAGCAACACCGGCATTTTCATGAACATTATCATGGGCATCGTTGGCGCGGTGGTGTTGAACGCCATCCTGCAAGCTCTCAATATCGGCGTGTTCGGCGTCGGCTGGACCGCCTATCTGATCACCGGCTTCATCGGTGCCTGTCTGCTGATCTTTGTCGGTCGCCTGGTGCGCCGTTAG